In Camelina sativa cultivar DH55 chromosome 17, Cs, whole genome shotgun sequence, the genomic stretch CCAACCTTTTCTCTCTACTATACTTTTCAATAGATAATGATGATGCGTAAAGATGTTTTCAGGTACTGTTGAACGGCCGGGTGCAATCTGCGGTTCACCGTGTGGTGAGGATGGGGACGGAAACAAGGTACTCAGCTGGACTTTTCTCTATGCCAAACACCGAGGATTTGATAAGTGCACCGGAGGAGATGGTTGATGCCGAGTATCCTCGCCTCTTTAACCCCTTTGATTTTGAAGCATACTATAAGTTCACCTGCGAGGGATCCGGAAGGTAAGATCTATCTGGTCTCAAGACTTACTGTAGCCTCTTAAAATAAGAAACNTTTTCTGGCATCCATCCTGCGCTTATAGCACAAGTAGTCATCGGTTCAGGGACTGCAGCTGGTATCGGCTCAAGTACCGCTACTTTCACCGGAGGAAGAGTACAAAACTGGATTTCAGTCCCAGTCCCATTGATGGTGGTCTCGGCAACATTAGCCTCTGTGACTACCACACACACGTCAGCTCCGGTGGAGACGTTCAAGTCTTCACTGGCCATGTctgaaacacaaacacaaagctTTGTTCAGAACAGTATATCAAGTCGTGAAATGACTCTAATAATCAAGTGAATAAAACAACACTCGGTATATATTAtttgcaaacaaacaaaaaaccagcAAGACCATGCATATGGGTTTCGCAAAACCAAACTTGTTCACGTTAATTGTTTTGAGttgcataaataaataaataacacaagCAACCCACTAAGTATATGATGCTTGTGTGCTAAACAATACAACACTAGTCAAACACTTTTGATTAGTTTATTATTAGTTGCAGTTCTCGTTAAACTCTCAAAGCAAGAGATTATAaatctcttaaacttttaatttgcagaaacttaaaaaaaaatcaagacccTATGTCGATTTAGGAGTTTTTAATTTGCAAATAAATNNNNNNNNNNNNNNNNNNNNNNNNNNNNNNNNNNNNNNNNNNNNNNNNNNNNNNNNNNNNNNNNNNNNNNNNNNNNNNNNNNNNNNNNNNNNNNNNNNNNNNNNNNNNNNNNNNNNNNNNNNNNNNNNNNNNNNNNNNNNNNNNNNNNNNNNNNNNNNNNNNNNNNNNNNNNNNNNNNNNNNNNNNNNNNNNNNNNNNNNNNNNNNNNNNNNNNNNNNNNNNNNNNNNNNNNNNNNNNNNNNNNNNNNNNNNNNNNNNNNNNNNNNNNNNNNNNNNNNNNNNNNNNNNNNNNNNNNNNNNNNNNNNNNNNNNNNNNNNNNNNNNNNNNNNNNNNNNNNNNNNNNNNNNNNNNNNNNNNNNNNNNNNNNNNNNNNNNNNNNNNNNNNNNNNNNNNNNNNNNNNNNNNNNNNNNNNNNNNNNNNNNNNNNNNNNNNNNNNNNNNNNNNNNNNNNNNNNNNNNNNNNNNNNNNNNNNNNNNNNNNNNNNNNNNNNNNNNNNNNNNNNNNNNNNNNNNNNNNNNNNNNNNNNNNNNNNNNNNNNNNNNNNNNNNNNNNNNNNNNNNNNNNNNNNNNNNNNNNNNNNNNNNNNNNNNNNNNNNNNNNNNNNNNNNNNNNNNNNNNNNNNNNNNNNNNNNNNNNNNNNNNNNNNNNNNNNNNNNNNNNNNNNNNNNNNNNNNNNNNNNNNNNNNNNNNNNNNNNNNNNNNNNNNNNNNNNNNNNNNNNNNNNNNNNNNNNNNNNNNNNNNNNNNNNNNNNNNNNNNNNNNNNNNNNNNNNNNNNNNNNNNNNNNNNNNNNNNNNNNNNNNNNNNNNNNNNNNNNNNNNNNNNNNNNNNNNNNNNNNNNNNNNNNNNNNNNNNNNNNNNNNNNNNNNNNNNNNNNNNNNNNNNNNNNNNNNNNNNNNNNNNNNNNNNNNNNNNNNNNNNNNNNNNNNNNNNNNNNNNNNNNNNNNNNNNNNNNNNNNNNNNNNNNNNNNNNNNNNNNNNNNNNNNNNNNNNNNNNNNNNNNNNNNNNNNNNNNNNNNNNNNNNNNNNNNNNNNNNNNNNNNNNNNNNNNNNNNNNNNNNNNNNNNNNNNNNNNNNNNNNNNNNNNNNNNNNNNNNNNNNNNNNNNNNNNNNNNNNNNNNNNNNNNNNNNNNNNNNNNNNNNNNNNNNNNNNNNNNNNNNNNNNNNNNNNNNNNNNNNNNNNNNNNNNNNNNNNNNNNNNNNNNNNNNNNNNNNNNNNNNNNNNNNNNNNNNNNNNNNNNNNNNNNNNNNNNNNNNNNNNNNNNNNNNNNNNNNNNNNNNNNNNNNNNNNNNNNNNNNNNNNNNNNNNNNNNNNNNNNNNNNNNNNNNNNNNNNNNNNNNNNNNNNNNNNNNNNNNNNNNNNNNNNNNNNNNNNNNNNNNNNNNNNNNNNNNNNNNNNNNNNNNNNNNNNNNNNNNNNNNNNNNNNNNNNNNNNNNNNNNNNNNNNNNNNNNNNNNNNNNNNNNNNNNNNNNNNNNNNNNNNNNNNNNNNNNNNNNNNNNNNNNNNNNNNNNNNNNNNNNNNNNNNNNNNNNNNNNNNNNNNNNNNNNNNNNNNNNNNNNNNNNNNNNNNNNNNNNNNNNNNNNNNNNNNNNNNNNNNNNNNNNNNNNNNNNNNNNNNNNNNNNNNNNNNNNNNNNNNNNNNNNNNNNNNNNNNNNNNNNNNNNNNNNNNNNNNNNNNNNNNNNNNNNNNNNNNNNNNNNNNNNNNNNNNNNNNNNNNNNNNNNNNNNNNNNNNNNNNNNNNNNNNNNNNNNNNNNNNNNNNNNNNNNNNNNNNNNNNNNNNNNNNNNNNNNNNNNNNNNNNNNNNNNNNNNNNNNNNNNNNNNNNNNNNNNNNNNNNNNNNNNNNNNNNNNNNNNNNNNNNNNNNNNNNNNNNNNNNNNNNNNNNNNNNNNNNNNNNNNNNNNNNNNNNNNNNNNNNNNNNNNNNNNNNNNNNNNNNNNNNNNNNNNNNNNNNNNNNNNNNNNNNNNNNNNNNNNNNNNNNNNNNNNNNNNNNNNNNNNNNNNNNNNNNNNNNNNNNNNNNNNNNNNNNNNNNNNNNNNNNNNNNNNNNNNNNNNNNNNNNNNNNNNNNNNNNNNNNNNNNNNNNNNNNNNNNNNNNNNNNNNNNNNNNNNNNNNNNNNNNNNNNNNNNNNNNNNNNNNNNNNNNNNNNNNNNNNNNNNNNNNNNNNNNNNNNNNNNNNNNNNNNNNNNNNNNNNNNNNNNNNNNNNNNNNNNNNNNNNNNNNNNNNNNNNNNNNNNNNNNNNNNNNNNNNNNNNNNNNNNNNNNNNNNNNNNNNNNNNNNNNNNNNNNNNNNNNNNNNNNNTTATTACACCCTTATTCCTGTTCggcttgtgtttgtttcttatgaAAGTTCTTAACTCATACCGAAAATCTCGACTGTGTTCACAACAATGCTGTGATGGAGCTTCTCAGAGGTGTTAGAAGTCAGTTTACAGAGCTCTGAGAAGTAATTGGATCAAAgttgtaaaaaagaaatgtttaggTTTACATTTTTGGCTTTGGTCTTGTAATTAGgggtgagaaagaaaaaacaNACAAACACAAAGCTTTGTTCAGAACAGTATATCAAGTCGTGAAATGACTCTAATAATCAAGTGAATAAAACAACACTCGGTATATATTAtttgcaaacaaacaaaaaaccagcAAGACCATGCATATGGGTTTCGCAAAACCAAACTTGTTCACGTTAATTGTTTTGAGttgcataaataaataaataacacaagCAACCCACTAAGTATATGATGCTTGTGTGCTAAACAATACAACACTAGTCAAACACTTTTGATTAGTTTATTATTAGTTGCAGTTCTCGTTAAACTCTCAAAGCAAGAGATTATAaatctcttaaacttttaatttgcagaaacttaaaaaaaaatcaagacccTATGTCGATTTAGGAGTTTTTAATTTGCaaataaatccaaacaaaaaattctgCAGTTTATGAATCGCAACTCAATGCAAACTGCAGGTTTTGAATAACACAACAATTGGTTTCAAAATAGCTTTTAGAATCGCAATTCTTAAcagcaaataaaacaaatgcaAGCAGCAGGTTTTACAAACAAGAAATCTAAACCAATTGCAGTTTTAACTCAGCCTTAAAATCACGATCTTATGCTGGGTTATAATCAATACACACTCTGTTTCTCCTTTCACAAAAGAACAGAACAGGTCCGAGGCTCTCAAGCTCTcgtcacgtttttttttttttacccaatcGCAACTGTGGTAAAAACTTGTGAATATACACACAACTTCTCCTTAAACGTTTATGAAATCTCAAATCAATCTGTTAGATGTTTATAGAACAACAACAGAATTCAAAGAGTTAAAAATGTAGGAGCTAGAAATTTGCCACACTACGTAAGAGGTATTGAATAAGAGATAACAACACAAACGTTAAGGGAAGAATGGAGGCGAGACCGAAATCTCTTTCCTTAACTCTTTGAAACCCCCGCAGTGCGACGGGATTAATGGTTACAAGAGTCCCAGGATACAACCATACACAACCGGGTTTGCTAATCACTCAAACACCGGCTCTATACGAACTTCACTTCTACGATACTCTCGAAACTTACTTTGTGAGAGATTGCTGGATGTTGTTTGCTTTTGCTGTGTGTGAGAACAAGCGACTTTGATATCGTCAATTCACTGTTTTGTCAAGAGAAGAACTCAACGAGTATATATAGAGGACTTGGATGACTTGGGTTTGAAATTGATTCTCCACAACTTTACCAAGTCCATAGCAAATCTAGGAGGTGGACGTGAAGAAGCGACGATCTCACAAAGAAATCCAACTCTCCACAACTCTCCACTTGATCACGAAAACAAAGAGACCGAGTCTCACGGATCGTGAAACAGAGTTTTGACTCTATCCAATCTGACCCACTTCTCTTGGAGCTCCAACTTGAGCAAGACCAAACCATTAAGGCCTAATTTCTCATTCACACAATCCAATTTTATTAAGCCCACTAAGCTTAAATAAATTGAGGTCCAACACGAACATCTCAAGTCGACGAAATGCCTAATGCGGATGATGAAATACAGAGGAGttgatgaaacagaggaggagcTAGGCATGGAGGCTCATACAGATAGAAATGTGCTCACCATAGTTTGCCAGAACGATGTAGCAGACGGAGGGTTAGAGGTGAGAACCAAAGACGGTAGCCACTGGATCAAAGCCAACCCTTCTCAAGATTCTTCATTCCTCGTCATTGGTGGAAGTATTCTGCATGTAAGTCCCAACCTTTTCTCTCTACTATACTTTTCAATAGATAATGATGATGCGTAAAGATGTTTTCAGGTACTGTTGAACGGCCGGGTGCAATCTGCGGTTCACCGTGTGGTGAGGATGGGGACGGAAACAAGGTACTCAGCTGGACTTTTCTCTATGCCAAACACCGAGGATTTGATAAGTGCACCGGAGGAGATGGTTGATGCCGAGTATCCTCGCCTCTTTAACCCCTTTGATTTTGAAGCATACTATAAGTTCACCTGCGAGGGATCCGGAAGGTAAGATCTATCTGGTCTCAAGACTTACTGTAGCCTCTTAAAATAAGAAACTTCCCATTATTACACCCTTATTCCTGTTCggcttgtgtttgtttcttatgaAAGTTCTTAACTCATACCGAAAATCTCGACTGTGTTCACAACAATGCTGTGATGGAGCTTCTCAGAGGTGTTAGAAGTCAGTTTACAGAGCTCTGAGAAGTAATTGGATCAAAgttgtaaaaaagaaatgtttaggTTTACATTTTTGGCTTTGGTCTTGTAATTAGgggtgagaaagaaaaaacaaaaaccgaaccaaaccaaaactaatTGCAATCTATTTATCTGAAAGTCCTAAAGATATGGATAAAACCTAAAGTAATTGgataaaactaaaaccaaaacaggAATAACAGAGTatgtaacataatatatttgATGTTGCAGCTGCCATTAATGGCGAAAATGaaggaaacagaagaagaagaagaaaagaaaggggTCACAACCGtggaagctctgataccaaaaatTGCCTCTTCCCGTGCTTTCTCATGGTCttcactcatcatcatcatcatcatcatcatgagaATCATCACCATCATCCTTCCTTTTATTCAGTAGTAGACCACCAATACCATTAAACCCCTTACAAAATTGCATACCCTTAGCTGTACTGTTACTGACGATATCTAGTCTGAAAGGATCTCGAGTATAGTTAGTAGCCAGCCAGTAGACTAGAGAAATAGATTTTTCAACAAGCGTCCATCCTTCATCTCTTGCTTCTGATTCTACTCCCAACACTTCAACTTTCCTTCTACCTGAAGAATCTCTCATAACTCTCACCATAACCTCCAAGTCTTCCCAAACGATGAGGGTAGCAATGGTATCATCATTGGAGAGTTGTTTCAGTGAATCATCCAGCCCCAAAAAAGACATTCCCTCCTCAGATCTTAGcctatgaaaaaaatattggagCATCTGTTTCTCTATCATGAACCTAAGGTTTATGAGGACATCAGATGACAAATTCATTGCTCTATTGAAACCATCTAACCCACCATAGTCTACTTTCACCATTTTCAAAATACTATTTGCTAGGAAGGGGTTTAACTCTCTATGCAATGATGACTGCTGAATTTACTCCGCTTTCGCATCTATGACGCATGTGAGCACCAAATATCAAGACTAATTTGGCATTAGTTTGTATTCGCCAGCTTAAAAATCTTCCTAATTAGAAGATAAAATTTTGCATTGTCATATTTTCTATTAGTTAATATCTCACGCTTAGCGTGGGTTTGAGattaatataacaaaactaggatatatcccgtgcttaaagcacgggtcaatatttttaaaaagtttataatataataataaaaattattgttttatttaaaaaaaaatattttgtttgagataatatttattttgaattgttatgtaaatctattagtctatttgaatacttattattttagaatattatagtattttatttttgatgtattattatatttttatattgtttatttgttgtattagcatcattattttatgaaatataaaatagtaattttaatattataattgtgagcaaataaaaaatattaatttatcatttctataaatttagttttaccaacccgccaatgtaaaaattaaaacacacattttcatacattgagtaatatattttcgtttttaaaaatttaaatcacaacatatgcagaaaaaaatatgcattttataaattataagtattatatgaaaatttcaaacaatttgtaaataaaataaaataaagatgataggagaatcataatttagttattaaaaataattgtattgtatacttggatataaaatcttagttttcaaaattctgattggtttatttatatttttttaaaaataattagtaatttcgtccataatttattagagagagaaaatatttttttagattttttgatatttgatctgtgagtgttttttatttttaattaattatatttatttaaattagttaattaagcttaattaattttttctaatggtaattgaatgtaattttttacacattttaaggttagtttcatatttctaCTTCTTatttaatatagtaggatatgtaattatataatttcaagagattttagtatataattaccaatatacttttaaaatattttagtaatttattgaatgaattgattatttaatagtttatattacat encodes the following:
- the LOC104759994 gene encoding probable 2-oxoglutarate-dependent dioxygenase AOP1, whose product is MRMMKYRGVDETEEELGMEAHTDRNVLTIVCQNDVADGGLEVRTKDGSHWIKANPSQDSSFLVIGGSILHVLLNGRVQSAVHRVVRMGTETRYSAGLFSMPNTEDLISAPEEMVDAEYPRLFNPFDFEAYYKFTCEGSGR
- the LOC104759995 gene encoding eukaryotic peptide chain release factor subunit 1-1-like, which codes for MVKVDYGGLDGFNRAMNLSSDVLINLRFMIEKQMLQYFFHRLRSEEGMSFLGLDDSLKQLSNDDTIATLIVWEDLEVMVRVMRDSSGRRKVEVLGVESEARDEGWTLVEKSISLVYWLATNYTRDPFRLDIVSNSTAKGMQFCKGFNGIGGLLLNKRKDDGDDSHDDDDDDDE